A single region of the Gilliamella apis genome encodes:
- the ilvN gene encoding acetolactate synthase small subunit, whose product MRYILSILTENEPGALSRIIGLFSQRGFNIESITTAQTEDPTMSRMTIQTSGDEHVLEQIQKQLHKLVNVYRVNDLTEGPHVEREIMLVKVVAKSSDARDEVKRCADIFRGSIVDVTATHYIVQLSGTSEKLESFLASIRETCNIVEIVRSGIIGLSRSEKTVK is encoded by the coding sequence ATGCGTTATATATTATCAATTTTAACTGAAAACGAACCAGGTGCATTGTCACGAATTATTGGTTTATTTTCACAGCGTGGGTTTAATATTGAATCCATTACTACAGCACAAACTGAAGATCCAACAATGAGTCGAATGACAATTCAAACATCTGGTGATGAACATGTGCTCGAACAGATCCAAAAGCAACTACATAAATTAGTCAATGTTTATCGCGTTAATGACCTCACTGAAGGTCCACACGTTGAACGTGAAATCATGTTAGTTAAAGTTGTAGCTAAAAGTTCTGATGCACGTGATGAAGTTAAACGTTGTGCTGATATCTTTAGAGGTTCGATTGTTGATGTGACAGCAACTCATTATATTGTCCAATTATCAGGTACTAGTGAAAAATTAGAGTCATTCTTAGCTTCAATTCGTGAAACCTGCAATATAGTTGAAATTGTTCGTTCTGGGATCATCGGTTTATCTCGCAGCGAAAAAACGGTTAAATAA
- a CDS encoding IgaA/UmoB family intracellular growth attenuator — MLDALFWIVMIFNIFSGVIVFAFILIFIFGYFAVRRDRKNLKKNKKKIKDFIAKRESYRDLTNEELKLLEPFTSHKISVRPYKLQPLIDCKVSIIKGACIRNMVITEDNKNRYYYEINNINLFFPYDLDMYLSKYNVVEVVFTNTYAYVVNVNNCGIQFAFDNYDPNRIKTTNVPKSETAPKNADFALVNNDVKVDYKTLSTREETPLELKSRNLSNYGILTSFCLLFATILFIREWLAENDQILSTLIKIIICFVVAVFFALHKSKLKSKPQQVKTIKVNTFNKNSKSHTLIVDHKTNIGYPKYWSRFLPEVSKTTTEMDIRGNINTLLRCGNILSIHREVQQFGPPKFVFRNNALFFLGLILAIVFYIFSNPINNSFLAYRYYSHQLQNWQINDLTSLNNSDIKRGDLINISINGTSCDIKERNKNIDTKCHHLAIKDKPLGNEDNQFMLLFNTINKVFDEKFIDAVINPNTLRMLVYKGESYLSLKNMGQMVIDIDKICNILEIECESVKYKLIQLYTNKGNYDETEWTKLVTEAELDPNFSKSIEISKIKEFIPYIDKIKKDILYELKNVVYNYQFNGLGVEIVLIENSYIQIAQSDSIENASSKEDLKLSLDYYYKILTNEANANDAINLIGLVGDISYREDGSISQLKLNVKDYYKVDSEKLFSLTSPVIIDIIMFIIMAAVALINGTTLLYKIIFNQRRIKLITKYYSDRVVHYYG; from the coding sequence ATGTTGGATGCATTATTTTGGATCGTGATGATATTTAATATCTTCTCCGGTGTAATTGTGTTTGCATTTATACTCATTTTCATTTTTGGTTACTTTGCTGTAAGACGTGATCGCAAAAATCTTAAAAAAAATAAGAAAAAAATAAAAGATTTTATTGCAAAACGTGAGTCATATAGAGATTTAACTAATGAAGAATTAAAACTATTAGAACCTTTTACAAGCCATAAAATATCTGTTCGACCTTATAAACTCCAACCGTTAATTGATTGCAAAGTATCGATAATAAAAGGTGCTTGTATTCGTAATATGGTAATCACCGAAGACAACAAAAATCGTTATTACTATGAAATTAATAATATCAATCTTTTCTTTCCGTATGATTTAGATATGTATCTTTCAAAATATAATGTTGTTGAAGTTGTTTTTACGAACACATATGCATATGTAGTTAATGTCAACAATTGTGGTATTCAGTTTGCTTTTGACAATTATGATCCTAATAGAATAAAAACGACTAATGTTCCAAAATCAGAGACAGCTCCTAAGAATGCTGATTTCGCTTTAGTAAATAATGACGTAAAAGTTGATTATAAAACTTTGTCTACACGTGAAGAAACACCATTGGAATTAAAATCTCGCAATCTAAGCAACTATGGCATATTAACTTCATTTTGTTTATTATTTGCAACTATTCTTTTTATTCGTGAATGGTTAGCTGAAAATGATCAAATATTATCTACTCTGATCAAAATTATAATATGTTTTGTTGTAGCTGTATTTTTTGCTTTGCATAAATCTAAGCTAAAATCAAAACCACAACAAGTGAAAACCATTAAGGTTAATACTTTCAATAAAAATTCTAAATCTCACACCTTAATTGTCGATCATAAAACGAATATAGGTTATCCAAAGTATTGGTCACGTTTTCTACCTGAAGTATCAAAAACAACCACCGAAATGGACATCAGAGGTAATATTAATACATTACTGCGTTGTGGGAATATTTTATCAATTCATCGGGAAGTACAACAATTCGGACCACCAAAATTTGTTTTTCGCAATAACGCTTTATTTTTTCTAGGGTTAATATTGGCAATCGTCTTCTATATTTTTTCTAATCCAATTAACAATAGTTTTTTAGCTTATCGATATTACAGCCATCAATTACAAAATTGGCAAATCAATGATTTAACCAGCTTAAATAATAGTGATATTAAGCGAGGGGATCTTATTAACATCTCTATCAACGGTACTTCATGTGATATTAAAGAGAGAAATAAAAATATTGACACTAAATGTCATCACTTGGCTATCAAGGATAAGCCACTGGGAAATGAGGATAATCAATTTATGCTTTTGTTTAATACTATAAACAAAGTATTTGATGAAAAATTCATTGATGCAGTGATAAATCCAAATACGCTCCGAATGCTAGTTTATAAAGGTGAATCTTATTTAAGTTTGAAAAATATGGGACAGATGGTTATTGATATTGATAAAATTTGTAACATCCTTGAAATTGAATGTGAATCGGTTAAATATAAATTAATTCAATTATATACTAATAAAGGAAATTATGATGAAACAGAATGGACTAAATTAGTTACTGAAGCTGAACTTGATCCAAATTTTTCAAAATCAATAGAAATATCAAAAATTAAAGAATTTATCCCTTATATTGATAAGATTAAAAAAGATATTTTATATGAATTGAAAAATGTTGTTTATAATTATCAATTTAATGGCTTAGGAGTTGAAATTGTATTAATAGAAAATAGTTATATTCAAATAGCTCAATCAGATAGTATTGAAAATGCATCTTCTAAGGAAGATTTGAAATTATCATTAGATTATTACTATAAAATTTTAACTAATGAAGCTAATGCAAATGATGCAATTAATTTGATTGGACTAGTAGGCGATATTAGCTATCGCGAAGATGGTAGCATTTCACAACTTAAGCTTAATGTTAAAGAT